ATATTATGCTCTTTAGCTATATTGTAGAAAGTTTTTACTAACTCATCTTCTTCAGCCTCTGTAGGTTTTCTAATTTTCAAATGTCTTGAATTTCTCTCTGTTCTTTGGTATAGATCAATAAAGCTAATTACACATTTATCAGTATATCCAACTAATTTTTCACATAGCTTTTTAAAGGCGATTTTATGATATTCCATAGTGTAATCTTTATTGATAAATATTGGGTCATATCTTAAAATCATTCTCTCTTTTCCTAAAATTTTAGAAAGTTCAATAAAATTATCAATTATTAATTTTTTATTTTGAACAAGTGGCTCCACATCTTTTTTATATGGTGAGATAGTGTATTGAAAATAGTAGTTATATCCCTCTAATTTATCCAAATTTTTCATCATAGGTCTAGCATTTTTTGTCCAAAATACAAAGCAATCAACATCTTCTTTTTTTAAACTAACTTTCCCTATCTGCTTACTATTCATAGGATTTTTTACATATACATAACCATCTTTTAATCTATTAAAAAACCATTCACTATAAAAAGCTGGTATATCTGTCCTTCTACTTACACTTATAATCATATTCTCTCCTCTATCTCTCTAAATAAATTATTTTAAATGTCATTTGTGAAGTTTTTAAAATTGGTGAACGTTTAAGTAGATCACTACATGCAGTTTCACAATTTTTCCCAGTTAATTTGAATTTTTTACATTGAGTATATAATCCTGTTATATAATTTAATACCTCTCTAGGAAAAATTATATCATTTGTTACTTGATAGATATATGGTGCATTATCATTTGATATTGTTGTTTCAGAATCAACTACTAAGTATCCATGTTTTCTTATAAATACATCTGTTATTTTTTCCAATCTTTGTAAATCACTATCTATGCGAGTTTTTCTAATAGCTCCTATCAATACAATCTTATTAGAATTAAATCTCTTTTTAGCAAAAATATCTTTTAAATGTTGAAAAGCAA
This genomic window from uncultured Fusobacterium sp. contains:
- a CDS encoding DUF1848 domain-containing protein; protein product: MIISVSRRTDIPAFYSEWFFNRLKDGYVYVKNPMNSKQIGKVSLKKEDVDCFVFWTKNARPMMKNLDKLEGYNYYFQYTISPYKKDVEPLVQNKKLIIDNFIELSKILGKERMILRYDPIFINKDYTMEYHKIAFKKLCEKLVGYTDKCVISFIDLYQRTERNSRHLKIRKPTEAEEDELVKTFYNIAKEHNITIEMCSESRRESFEKIGVKAGKCIDSDLIAKITGNHLKYGKDKNQREECGCVQSVDIGEYNTCIHGCTYCYANFNKDMAKKNYELHNKEGELLIGEVPLGAVIKDRKIKPVSTKKKEKVVEENSNNRTLFFEK